The following coding sequences lie in one Capsicum annuum cultivar UCD-10X-F1 chromosome 5, UCD10Xv1.1, whole genome shotgun sequence genomic window:
- the LOC107872168 gene encoding protein ACCELERATED CELL DEATH 6-like encodes MDPTLYNAAMEGIISDGDFVLDEYLKRDEENEYQVTPTGNTILHVAAHYGLSYIVAEVLKISPALLCHRNKKNETALHIAANEGRIEAVHLLLSIDDHYNETLMRMTDENGDTALHKAVRSRHQDGAKLLVKKDPKFEFPSNKAREIPMYLAVESGLREALVEILNSCTNQLLLQWNKSLCEEPDVGGWNSLHFAALLGVKEVVSDMLGWKKSLAYLPDGSENDWTTAIHIAASLLVTEKQEKPRFSE; translated from the exons ATGGATCCAACCTTGTACAATGCCGCGATGGAAGGGATTATTAGTGATGGTGATTTTGTACTTGATGAATATCTGAAAAGGGATGAAGAAAATGAGTACCAAGTCACTCCAACAGGCAACACAATCTTACACGTGGCCGCCCATTATGGCCTCTCCTATATCGTGGCAGAAGTCCTTAAGATTTCTCCGGCATTGTTATGCCATCGGAATAAGAAGAATGAGACTGCGCTTCACATAGCAGCTAATGAAGGTCGCATTGAAGCAGTCCACTTGCTTCTTAGTATAGATGATCATTATAACGAGACACTCATGAGGATGACAGATGAGAATGGAGATACAGCACTGCACAAGGCCGTTAGGAGCCGACATCAAGATGGAGCCAAACTGTTGGTGAAAAAAGATCCTAAATTCGAATTTCCTTCCAACAAGGCGCGGGAGATACCAATGTATCTGGCAGTTGAGTCTGGTCTTCGTGAAGCCTTGGTTGAAATCTTGAACTCCTGCACCAACCAACTTCTTCTGCAG TGGAATAAATCTTTGTGTGAGGAACCTGATGTGGGGGGTTGGAATTCGCTGCACTTTGCTGCTCTTTTAGGAGTGAAAGAAGTAGTTTCCGATATGCTTGGGTGGAAAAAATCCTTAGCCTACCTTCCAGATGGCAGTGAAAATGACTGGACAACAGCAATTCACATTGCAGCCAGCTTACTAGTGACAGAGAAACAAGAGAAACCAAGATTTTCTGAATAG